The stretch of DNA AGAGGAAAATCAGTTATATTTCATTAAAAACAATGTCCTCGGTAGAAAAGTAAATAAATGTATGGATAATATTGGGAGCAGAATATTGATTGGACAACATGCATGGATAGATGATTCTGAAGCTGTCCTGAAAAATACAATTACAGTCTGATAGAAACAATTATCCAGAATCAGTTCCTGAATGAGCTTTGCTCAGCTAAAGTACGGAATCTCTAAACATTGCAGCAAATATGGAAATTTCAGTTTACTGGTATTGTTATAAAAGTTGAGGACTGTGTTTCAGCATCCTTTTGGTTACaatttttcacaaataataAGGATCATTTACTGAACAAGAAGTATGCATTACCTTATAATCCAAAGTTAACTCCGTTGTCTTACCCTCCTTCCACTGGTATCACCACCGTCTGACAGCTGAGCCCAAACACTTCGAGACttgccaccaccaccaccaccaccaccaccaccaccacaatCCTCATCACAGCCAGCTACAGTCTTCAAGAGCTCGGATTGTAGAGCTGAGAAATTTTCTTTCAGGTTTTCAAAGCCATCCGAACGCATAACAGCTGAAAAGGTATGATAAGAGGATATGAAAAACTGAGGAATTTATCaggatttttttttgtttttgaagcttttgaaaaaaaaaaatagatttcaGTAAAAAAAATTAGCCAAAGATTATGAATATTGCACAATTTTCGTTTAACCTTAAATTTCAAACCAGTTATATTTTCGACTTTGAGCACGCGTAAATATGAATAAGAAACCTATAagattttaactttaaaaataCAATTAAAACTAAAACGCACATAGCTACAAACCACAGAAGTGACCTCATCAAATAGAATCATTTAATTTAGAAATGAAATAAATTCGAAGTACAATCAAATTTAGTTAGTTACACAGCCCCACCCCACCTTTAGCCCTTTTTATGTTGGTTACACTTATGGGTGCTCTTCGTTATCATTAAAAATTCAAGGTTGTCTTTGTAGTTACATTAAATGGTTGGAGAAGTCAGGATCTAACAGTGAGTAAGCACAAGAACAACCATGATGAGAATGGGAATTATCATGGTGAAAACAGAAAAATGCAGGCAAATAAGACTTCATAACCATAAACTACTGGAAATTGATTTATACACAAAAATGGGCTTATTCCTATACCTGCCAGGTTCTCGGCTGCAAAATTAAGGCAAACTCTTTTCAATTCTGAAGCATGGTAACGATCTGCCAAAGCAAGAATCTGTGCCACCGAATTCACAGATATATCCTTGCAGAGATGAGATTCGCACATCCGTCTAAGTCTTCCCAAACCATAACGATCAGCCGCTGCCAGCAACTTTGCAGTTAATGTGTCAGTTACCAAGGGAGAAGAACAGGAGCTAGATGCAATGAGCTCATCTTCTACCAAGGCATCTCGGTATATAAAGTGCAGAATAGCCTAAAAATATCATGTAACTTTAGTAATCATTTAGAGCAGCAGAAACAAACAAAGTTCATTGACGATCCTAAAAAGATATCTCCTCCAGTAGAGCAACTAACCATCGAGTAAAAAAAGCAGAGTAAGAGATAACAAAACAGGACTAAGAACACATCAACAGATATAAAATATTACCTTAAAAACTTCAGGTTCCGTATCCGAAACAATAATATCTTGTTCGTCGCTATCCAATCCATCCAAAAGCTCAGATCGAAGTGTGGGGGAACGTGCAGCAAGTACCAACTTGTGGGCATGAAATTTCTCCCCAGCCACATTAAAAACAATGTCAGAACCTTCCCTATTCTCCAGAAGCATTCCAAAATGTGACCCAATATCTGAGTCAGGGACATGAATCGAATTTAAACTAGAAGAATCTATGGCAGAAACCACAACTCCGACAGTACA from Primulina eburnea isolate SZY01 chromosome 6, ASM2296580v1, whole genome shotgun sequence encodes:
- the LOC140834108 gene encoding BTB/POZ and MATH domain-containing protein 4, whose protein sequence is MSVAREKVPNQNSLISPTSSRFVTETINGSHRFVIQGYSLAKGLGVGKHIASEDFTIGGYKWAIYFYPDGKNVEDNSTYVSVFIALASDGTDVRALFELTLVDQSGKGKHKVHSHFERSLESGPYTLKYRGSMWGYKRFFRRALLESSDYLKDDCLKINCTVGVVVSAIDSSSLNSIHVPDSDIGSHFGMLLENREGSDIVFNVAGEKFHAHKLVLAARSPTLRSELLDGLDSDEQDIIVSDTEPEVFKAILHFIYRDALVEDELIASSSCSSPLVTDTLTAKLLAAADRYGLGRLRRMCESHLCKDISVNSVAQILALADRYHASELKRVCLNFAAENLAAVMRSDGFENLKENFSALQSELLKTVAGCDEDCGGGGGGGGGGGKSRSVWAQLSDGGDTSGRRVRQRS